The Erythrobacter sp. SDW2 region ATCCCGGCCGCCATGCGTTCGGCAAGGCCGCTGGGGGCAGGGTCTTCCGTCTTGGAAGCCTGCTTCAAGCCTCTGAATAATTTGAAGATATTGACCCCGCCCGTCAGCAACCGCTTGACCTCCTTGGGATCCTTCAGCTTCTGCACATAGCGCGCGCGGACGGCGGCCGGGGGCGGGGTGTCGTCGCCGTCATGCTCGATGGTCCACGGGTTGGACAGCACCAGTCCGTCACATCCCGCACCGCCCGCCAGCATCAGCGCGCTTGCCGCATCGCAATTGCCGAAGGCGATTACCCGGGCGACCGAAGGAGCCATGGCCTTGAAGGCCTCGACCGCAGAACGAATGTCGCGTTCGCTGTGTTCGAATCCGCGGTTTTCGCCGGTGCTGTCGCCGATGCCACGCCGGTCATAGCGGAACACCGGGAAACCGGCGCGGGCTATCTTCGCAGCCAGCGCTGCCTGCCCGGCAAACGCGCCCGAGCGCAATTCGTTGCCGCCGCTGACGATCAGCAGACCTGTGGTCGACGGCGCAGTGTCGAGCGTGCCCGCCAGCGTGTCATTGCGGCACGCGAAGCTGAGATGCAGGCGGTTCACACGACGCCTCCCGCGCTGTCGATCGAAATCGCGATGATCGCCGCGATGGCGTCGGCCTGTTCGGGATCCTCGTCCGGCTCCGCGCGCAGCCACAGCGGCTTGCCGCCAACCGTGCCCTGGTCGATCTTGCTGCGGATCGGGCTCTCGCCGGGCTCGGCGACTTCCAGCTGCGTGACGAGATCGGGTCCGAGCTTCCATCCGGCCAGCTCGATCCCGACATTGCGCGCCATCGCCATCAGCTCGTCGCTGGTTTCCTCGCGGCCCGCCTCCTTCGATGCGATAATGTGCGCCCGCACCATGCCCCGCAGCACCTGCTTGCCGCTGACCGCTGCATAATCCCATCCCGGCAGGCCGATCGGCACCAACAGCGTGCCCGCGCGCACGGCGAGGTAACGGGTCGGCTTGAAATACGCGACCGCCGCCTTGATCGCGGCGCGCCAGCTGTCGAGGGTCTGTTCGTTGAGCGGGGCGAGGCTTTCGTTCCAGCCGGGCAAGTCGGGCAGCACGCAATCGATGCCCGACAGGTCGAGCCGGTGCATGACTTCGACCAGCTGGCGGCGCAGCTTGTTATGCTCGTCGAACAGCGGCGGGATGACCAGCAGGCGGTGCCGCCGATCCTTGCCAGTGAACAAGCGCGCCATTTCGTCCTGCGTCTCGCCTGACGGCAGCGGGCAGGGCCATTCGGCGAACATGCTCAGCCCGCGATAACTTTGGCTTCGGCAAAGGCGAGCAGGCCGCCATAGGTCTCCAGCATCTCGCCGTCGACATCGTCGTCCTCGATCAGGATCTCGAGCCGGTCCTCCAGCTCGGTCAGCAGACCGGCGACCGCCATGGAATCGAGTTCGGGCAGATGGCCGAACAGGCCGGTGTCGTTGTCGAATTCCTCGACATCTTCGGGATCGAGGCCCAGCACGTCGCAGAGCACCGATCGCAGCGCCGCGTCGATCTTGGCCCGGCTCATGCCGAGCGCGCTGTCTGCATCATTGTTGACCCGATCGGATGCCATGGTGTTTCCCGACTGCCCCTGAAAGTGGGCCAGCCCCTAGCTTTGCGAGGCTTTGCGCGCAAGCCGGGTAAGGATCCGCTTGCTGAGGGCAGGAAGCGCCTTGGGCTGGACCGGGTCGAGGCAGTCGATCAGGAAGCGCGGGCGCACCTGCTCCATCCAGTCGGCCTTGTAGCGATCGTTGCCGGTGCCGAAGTCGACCAGCTCGACCTTGTCGATGTCGATCACATGCTCGAACAATGCGGCGCTCAACGTGGTACCAGCCGATAGGTGCTTCATTTCCTCCAGATGCGCGAGTTTATGGATATAGGCCGTGCCGTTCTCCACGGTCCAGAATTGTGCGGCAACGGGTTGCCCAGCGTGCCGTGCGATGGCGAGGCGGATGCGGCCCGCTTCGCCTTCCGCCTCCGCAAAGCGGCGCAGGATGTCCGGCGTGTCCTCGGCCGGTTTCCAGCTGTGGCTGTAGATTTCCTCATAGGCCGCCCAGGCTGGCGGATCGAAACGGGTCAGAAGCTCGACTTCGACCTTCTTGGCTTTGCGCTTCAGCGTCGTGCGCATGCGCCCGTCGCGGCTGTTCCAATACTCGGCGAAGCTGCGACCGTTGACCGGAAGCACATGGTTGAAGTCGCATTGCTCGCGATGGACCAACCATCCTGCCTCACGGAACGCGGTCTCGAGCCTCGTGGCCGAGCCATCCTCGTCCGGCACGGGCGAGAGCGTCACCCGGTGCGACTGGCGGCGCAGGTCGCGGGCGATCGCGGCGAGCAGGCGGTCACCGTCCGGACCCTCGGGCGCGAGCTGGCGCCAGGTGAAGCTGTACCAGTGCCGCAGCGGCTCGATCCGGCCATTGGCGCGGGTCAGCGCAAGCGCGGCGCTGTGCTGCCCGTCGCTCGCCAGCGCGACCAGCGGCGGCGACTGCTCGGCGAGCAGCGCGAACCACTCGGGCCGGTCGAAAGGCGATGCGGCCAGCGCATTCGTCCCTTGCAAGACGTTAACCCTGTCGTGATAGCTGGCAGCAATCGCAGTCACGAAAATCCCTCGGAACACTGATGTCTCACACGCCCGACCCGACGCCCAGGCCGCTCGATCACCTTGCCGAATGCGGCAAGGGCGATGCCCCGGCGCTGGTCCTGCGCGGGGAGACTCTTAGCTACGAGGACTTAAGAACCCGTGTCGCTGAACTGGCTTCATGGCTGAAGGCTCAGGCTCCTGACGAAGGTGCGCGAATCGCCAGCTGGTCGGCCAAGGGCGCGCTGACCTGCCTGCTGCCGCTCGCCTGCGCCCGGGCCGGGCTGGTCCATGTGCCGGTCAACCCGCTGCTCAAGCGGGCCCAGGTGGCGCATATTCTGGCCGACAGCGGATCGGTGATGTTGCTGGGAACGGCGGCGCGGCTCAAGACGCTGGAAGACGGCGATGTTCCCGCGGACTGCGCGATGCTGGACGAAGCGACGGTATGGCAGGCGGTCACTGCCCAGGACGGGGCGCTTGGCCCCTCGCGGCAGAATCCCGATAATCTCGCAGCGATTCTCTACACCAGCGGCTCGACGGGACGGCCCAAGGGGGTGATGCTGAGCCACGCCAACATGTGGCTCGGCGCGGTTTCCGTGAGCAATTACCTTGGGTTGGAGGCCGACGACGTGACGCTGGCGGTGCTGCCGCTCAGCTTCGACTATGGCCAGAACCAGCTATTTTCGACCTGGTATGCGGGCGGCAGCGTGGTCCCGCTCGATTACCTGTTTCCGAAAGATGTGGTGAAGGCCTGTGCCACCCACGGGATCACCACATTGGCTGCGGTTCCGCCGCTGTGGGTCCAGTTGACCGAGATCGAATGGCCTGCCGAAGCGGTCTCACCGATGCGGCGGCTGACCAATTCCGGCGGCGCGCTGACCGAAGAACTGGTGCGAGAGTTGCGTTCTATCTTCGCGCAAGCAAAGCTTTTTCCGATGTATGGACTGACCGAGGCGTTCCGTTCGACCTATCTCGACCCGTCACTGGTCGACAGCCACCCGACCTCGATGGGCAAGGCCATTCCCTTCGCGGAAATCCTTGTCATCGACGATCAGGGTGAGGTCGCCGAAGTCGGCGAGGAAGGCGAACTGGTCCACTGCGGCCCACTGGTGGCGCAAGGCTATTGGCGGGATCCGGTGCGGACTGGCGAACGCTTCAAACCCGCACCCGAGGTGTCCGAATATGGCGGCATGGCAGTGTGGTCCGGTGACCGGGTAAAGCGCGATATCAATGGTTTGCTGTACTTTGTCGGCCGTCGCGATGCGATGATCAAGAGCGCCGGCAACCGCATCAGTCCGCAGGAAATCGAGGATGCGGCCCGCGCCACGGGGCTGGTCGCGGAAGCAGTCGCGCTCGGGGTCAAGGACGAGCGGCTCGGCCATGCGGTGCACCTGGTGGTGCGGGCCCTGGCTGGCGCAGTCGATCCGAAAGACAATCTTCCCAAGGCTTTGGCGAAGGAACTTCCGAATTTCATGCAACCGCATGTGATCCATTGGCGAACGGTTCTGCCGCTCAATCCGAACGGCAAACTTGACCGTACCGCTATCGCACGCGAGATCGGGGCATGAGCGACAAGGCCCCTGGCAAGCCTCTTGGACCCATCCCCGCAGGCTTCGATACCATAGGCGGGCAGCTCGCCATCGGAGGAAAAACCGCCGCACAATTGGTTCAACAGGCCGGCGGCACTCCCCTGTTCGTCTATTCGCGCGAGATCATCGCCGCGACCATGGCGCGGCTGCGCGCGGCCATGCCGGCGCGGCTCCATATCAACTATGCGATCAAGGCCAATTCGCATCCTGATGTGCTGCGCTTCATGGCCGACCTGGTCGATGGCTATGACATCGCATCGGGCGGCGAGCTCGAGAAGATCATGGCCGCCGGGATCGATGCCTCGCGGGTCAGCTTTGCCGGACCCGGGAAGCGCGACTGGGAACTGGGATCCGCCATTTCAGCGGGTGTCACGCTGAACCTCGAATCCGAAGGCGAGGCGGAGCGTGCTTTGGCAATCGGCGAGCGGCTGGGCGTCACTCCGCACCTCGCGATCCGCGTCAATCCGAGCTTCGACATGAAGGGTTCGGGCATGAAGATGGGCGGCGGGGCCAAACCCTTCGGCGTCGATGCCGAACGGGTCCCGGCGCTGGGCCGCCGGATCATCGCAGCCGGGGCCGACTGGCGCGGCCTGCATATTTACACCGGCAGCCAGGCTCTGTCGGCCGATGCGATCGTCGAGACGCAGGCCAATGTGCTCGACCTGGCGGACCAGATCGCCAGCGAGATCGGGCAGCCACTGCCCAAGCTCAACATGGGCGGCGGCTTCGGCATTCCCTATTTCCACGGCGACGAACCGCTCGATATCGCTGCCATCGGCGCAGCGCTGGAGGAACGGTTTGGCGACCTTCCGGCCTCGCTCAAGGATGCGCATCTGTGCATCGAGCTTGGCCGCTATCTCGTCGGCCTCGCTGGCGTTTACCTGTGCCGGATCGTCGATCGCAAGGTCAGCCATGACGAGGTATTCCTGGTCACCGATGGCGGTCTGCACCACCAGCTGGCTGCTTCGGGCAACTTCGGCACGGTGGTCCGTCGCAACTATCCGGCAGCCATAGCAACCCGATTCGATACGCCCGCCGACGAGGTCCAGAACGTCGTCGGATGCCTTTGCACCCCGCTCGACAAGCTTTCGGACAAGGGTTTTCTTCCGCATGCAGAAGTGGGCGATCTCGTGGCCATTTTCTGCGCCGGGGCCTACGGGGCGAGCGCATCGCCTGCACAATTCCTCGGCCAGGGACCGGCGCTGGAAGTGCTGGTTTAAGCTAACGGCCGCTTAACCTTTACGGCTGCCCTGTCCCGTTTCGGGAACGCCCGGCACAAGGCGGCCAAGGCTAACAGGATATTCACCTTTTTTGGCGAGAAACGCAGCCAAATCGCAGCGACCCGTCTGTCCGTAGCTCGTCGGATGGCAGGGTTCATGCACTTGGCCAAGGACGCGTTTCGATGTCGATCAACCGGTTTTCCAGGCTCATGGCAAGCAGTGCCATGGCGGCGCTCGCGCTCAGCGGCTGCGTCGGTGGCGGCGGCGGACAGGAACTGCCGCCTGCCAACTTCGTCGCGCTACAGGAAGGCCCGAGCCAGGAATATGTCATCGGCCCGCTCGACGAACTGTCGATCAACGTCTGGCGCAATCCCGAACTGAGCGCCGACAAGATCCAGGTTCGCCCCGATGGGCGCATCTCCATCCCGCTGGTCACCGACATGCCCGCCGTAGGCAAGACCCCGGCGATGTTGCAGGAGGATATCCGCCTGCACCTCAGCCAGTATATCGAGCAGCCGATCGTCTCGGTCATCGTGACCAAGTTTGCCGGCACCTTCAGCCAGCAGGTCCGCGTCATCGGGGCGACTGCACAGCCGGCCTCGATCAACTACCGCGCCAACATGACCGTGCTCGACGCGATGATCGCGGTCGGCGGCCTCAGCGAATTCGCCGCCGGCAACCGGGCCAAGCTGATCCGCCGCGATCCGCGCAGCGGGCGCCAGGTCGAGTATTCGCTCCGCCTCAGCGACCTGCTGAAAAAGGGCGACAGCAAGGCGAACGTCCTGCTCGCTCCGGGCGACGTGATCATCATTCCCGAGAGCCAATTCTAAGGGCGGGCACAGACGCATGAACGAAGTCTTCGAGGAAGTCCGCGCAGCGCTCTATTCGGCATGGGCCCGCAAGTGGCTCGTGCTGGGCGTGGCGTGGGGCATGTGCCTTGCCGGGTGGCTGGTGGTGGCGATGATCCCCAACAGCTACGAATCCAAGGCCAAGATCTTCGTCCAGCTGGACGATATCCTGACCAAGCAGACCGGTATTGCCGGCAGCGACAAATCCGACATCCAGCGCGTGCGCCAGACGCTCGCCAGCGCGGCGACGCTGGAGAAAGTCATCCGTTCGACCAAGCTGGGCGAGGGGGTCACCACCCCCCAGCAGATGGAACGCGAGATCACGAGTCTATCCGAGGCGGTCTCGGTCAAGAGCGAGGAGGACAACCTCTTCGAAATCAACGCCAAGATCGGCAAGGGCCATTTCTCCGATGCGGAGAACGCCCGCCTGTCGCAGGAAGTCGTGCAGAAGCTGCTCGACATCTTCCGGGAGGAAAACATCGCCGGCAATCGCGGCGAAGTCGCCGATGCCGTCGCCGTGCTCGACCAGCAATTGCAGGACCGCGCCAAGGACCTCGAAGCCGCCGAAGCCAAGCTGACAGCCTTCGAGGCGGAACACCCGGAACTGGCCGGCGGCACCGATGCCATTTCGACCCGCTTGCAGGCCACCCGCGCCGAATTGCGCGGGGTCGAGGCCGATATTGCGGCGGCGCAGAGCGCGCTCGCGGCCATCAACGGCCAGATCGCGGGCACCCCGGCTTCGCTGCCAGGTGGTGCCTCGGCCAATCCATCCTCGGCAGCGGCAGCTTACTCGCAGGCGCAGAGCCAGGTCGCCCAGCTGCGCGCCCGCGGCCTGACCAACAGTCACCCCGATATGCAGTCGGCGCTCAAGCAGATGGAATTGCTGCGCCAGCAGGCGGCGCGCGAACCGGGCGGCAGTGCGGGCGGCATTCCCAATCCGGCCTATAGCTCGCTGGTTTCGATCCGGGCCGAACGGCAGGCAAACCTGCAGGCACTGCTCGCCCGCAA contains the following coding sequences:
- a CDS encoding hydrolase 1, exosortase A system-associated encodes the protein MNRLHLSFACRNDTLAGTLDTAPSTTGLLIVSGGNELRSGAFAGQAALAAKIARAGFPVFRYDRRGIGDSTGENRGFEHSERDIRSAVEAFKAMAPSVARVIAFGNCDAASALMLAGGAGCDGLVLSNPWTIEHDGDDTPPPAAVRARYVQKLKDPKEVKRLLTGGVNIFKLFRGLKQASKTEDPAPSGLAERMAAGIEGFEGPVKFVLAQSDRTAQVFDSVWPADDGRVQRCEGASHAWVEPEAGAWLERQILEVLRA
- a CDS encoding acyl carrier protein; the encoded protein is MSRAKIDAALRSVLCDVLGLDPEDVEEFDNDTGLFGHLPELDSMAVAGLLTELEDRLEILIEDDDVDGEMLETYGGLLAFAEAKVIAG
- a CDS encoding GNAT family N-acetyltransferase; the protein is MTAIAASYHDRVNVLQGTNALAASPFDRPEWFALLAEQSPPLVALASDGQHSAALALTRANGRIEPLRHWYSFTWRQLAPEGPDGDRLLAAIARDLRRQSHRVTLSPVPDEDGSATRLETAFREAGWLVHREQCDFNHVLPVNGRSFAEYWNSRDGRMRTTLKRKAKKVEVELLTRFDPPAWAAYEEIYSHSWKPAEDTPDILRRFAEAEGEAGRIRLAIARHAGQPVAAQFWTVENGTAYIHKLAHLEEMKHLSAGTTLSAALFEHVIDIDKVELVDFGTGNDRYKADWMEQVRPRFLIDCLDPVQPKALPALSKRILTRLARKASQS
- a CDS encoding acyl-CoA ligase (AMP-forming), exosortase A system-associated, which produces MSHTPDPTPRPLDHLAECGKGDAPALVLRGETLSYEDLRTRVAELASWLKAQAPDEGARIASWSAKGALTCLLPLACARAGLVHVPVNPLLKRAQVAHILADSGSVMLLGTAARLKTLEDGDVPADCAMLDEATVWQAVTAQDGALGPSRQNPDNLAAILYTSGSTGRPKGVMLSHANMWLGAVSVSNYLGLEADDVTLAVLPLSFDYGQNQLFSTWYAGGSVVPLDYLFPKDVVKACATHGITTLAAVPPLWVQLTEIEWPAEAVSPMRRLTNSGGALTEELVRELRSIFAQAKLFPMYGLTEAFRSTYLDPSLVDSHPTSMGKAIPFAEILVIDDQGEVAEVGEEGELVHCGPLVAQGYWRDPVRTGERFKPAPEVSEYGGMAVWSGDRVKRDINGLLYFVGRRDAMIKSAGNRISPQEIEDAARATGLVAEAVALGVKDERLGHAVHLVVRALAGAVDPKDNLPKALAKELPNFMQPHVIHWRTVLPLNPNGKLDRTAIAREIGA
- a CDS encoding pyridoxal-dependent decarboxylase, exosortase A system-associated, encoding MSDKAPGKPLGPIPAGFDTIGGQLAIGGKTAAQLVQQAGGTPLFVYSREIIAATMARLRAAMPARLHINYAIKANSHPDVLRFMADLVDGYDIASGGELEKIMAAGIDASRVSFAGPGKRDWELGSAISAGVTLNLESEGEAERALAIGERLGVTPHLAIRVNPSFDMKGSGMKMGGGAKPFGVDAERVPALGRRIIAAGADWRGLHIYTGSQALSADAIVETQANVLDLADQIASEIGQPLPKLNMGGGFGIPYFHGDEPLDIAAIGAALEERFGDLPASLKDAHLCIELGRYLVGLAGVYLCRIVDRKVSHDEVFLVTDGGLHHQLAASGNFGTVVRRNYPAAIATRFDTPADEVQNVVGCLCTPLDKLSDKGFLPHAEVGDLVAIFCAGAYGASASPAQFLGQGPALEVLV
- a CDS encoding XrtA/PEP-CTERM system exopolysaccharide export protein encodes the protein MASSAMAALALSGCVGGGGGQELPPANFVALQEGPSQEYVIGPLDELSINVWRNPELSADKIQVRPDGRISIPLVTDMPAVGKTPAMLQEDIRLHLSQYIEQPIVSVIVTKFAGTFSQQVRVIGATAQPASINYRANMTVLDAMIAVGGLSEFAAGNRAKLIRRDPRSGRQVEYSLRLSDLLKKGDSKANVLLAPGDVIIIPESQF
- a CDS encoding XrtA system polysaccharide chain length determinant; the encoded protein is MNEVFEEVRAALYSAWARKWLVLGVAWGMCLAGWLVVAMIPNSYESKAKIFVQLDDILTKQTGIAGSDKSDIQRVRQTLASAATLEKVIRSTKLGEGVTTPQQMEREITSLSEAVSVKSEEDNLFEINAKIGKGHFSDAENARLSQEVVQKLLDIFREENIAGNRGEVADAVAVLDQQLQDRAKDLEAAEAKLTAFEAEHPELAGGTDAISTRLQATRAELRGVEADIAAAQSALAAINGQIAGTPASLPGGASANPSSAAAAYSQAQSQVAQLRARGLTNSHPDMQSALKQMELLRQQAAREPGGSAGGIPNPAYSSLVSIRAERQANLQALLARKAAIQAEVSMGLADQASSPTLAAEAQRIGRDYEVLKKKYDELLQDREELQLRSNLETERSSFRFDIIDAPALPLKPAAPNRPLLLFGVLLAGLGAGVGTAFALTQLKSTFATTAGLERALGLPVLGAISVSLTPDQRSIEAKRTKMFFAGSAALVGVLAILMVIEIIQVGSVA